One region of uncultured Fibrobacter sp. genomic DNA includes:
- the rplS gene encoding 50S ribosomal protein L19, with protein MSLNIEAIQNENVKSDMPDFRAGDTVTVNVKVIEGTKERIQPFKGVVIQQKNSGIGKTLTVRKMSGSVAVERIFPVNSPRIDSIELERAGKVRQARIYYMRNLRGKAARIDERQA; from the coding sequence ATGTCCCTGAATATCGAAGCAATCCAGAACGAAAACGTGAAATCCGATATGCCGGATTTCCGCGCCGGCGACACTGTCACCGTTAACGTCAAGGTCATTGAAGGCACCAAGGAACGTATCCAGCCGTTCAAGGGTGTCGTTATCCAGCAGAAGAATTCTGGTATCGGCAAGACTCTCACTGTCCGCAAGATGTCCGGCTCCGTTGCCGTCGAACGCATCTTCCCGGTCAACTCTCCCCGCATTGACTCCATCGAACTCGAACGCGCCGGTAAGGTCCGCCAGGCTCGCATCTACTACATGCGCAACCTCCGCGGCAAGGCTGCACGTATCGACGAACGTCAGGCTTAA